CCGATGCCGCCGACGCTCGCGTCGAACGTCGTGATGCCCAGCTCCATCGCGGCCAGCGCGTTCGCGAGTGCCTGACCGTATGTGTCGTGCAGGTGCAGCGCGATCTTGTCGTTCGCGATCTTCGCGTCGGCGAACGTATGCAGCAGCGTGCGGATCTCGCCCGGTGTGCCGACGCCGCTCGTGTCGCCCAGGGATAGCTCGTCGCAGCCCATCGCGAGCAGCGCCTTCGCGCTGTCGACGACCACGTCAGGTTTCGTCGGGCCGTCCCACGGATCGGCGATGACCATCGAGAGGTAACCGCGCACGCGCAGGTGCGCATCCTTCGCGCGCCGGACAACCGCGCGATAGCCGTCGAGCACTTCGGCGCGCGAATGATTCAGGTTCTTGCGCGAGTAGCTCTCCGACGCGGACGCGAACACCGCGATCTCGTCCGCGCCCGCTGCCAGGGCTCGATCGAGTCCCTTCTCGTTCGGCACGAGCACCGGGTAGCGCACCCCGGGCCGGTGCTTCAACGCGCGGAGCAGCTGCTCGGCGTCGGCGAGCTGCGGCACGGCCTTGGGATTCACGAACGACGTCGCTTCGATCACCGTGTGACCGGCCTCCGCCAGACGCGTGATGAGCTCGAGCTTGGTCTCGGTCGGGAGCGTTTTGGATTCCGCCTGGAGCCCGTCGCGCGGGCTGACCTCGACGATCTGGATCCTGGTCACGAGGCCGCGTCGATGACCATCGTCAGAACCGCTCGCCGACAAAGAACTTGCTCGCGGCGGCGATGGCCGGGAGCAGGAACGACACGACGAGGCTTCGCAGCGTTCTCGTGTCGTACGGCCATTCCGAGACCTCGGCGATGCGATGCTCGAGCGCGAGCCCGGCGGTGACCGACATCGTGAGGCCTTCGGTGTATGCCTCGGCGAGGAGCGCACGCACGCGGCCGAGCTCCTTCTGCTTCAGCGCGCGGATCGCGATGTGGCTGTCCCACATGACGTAGAAGAAGAGCGCCGTCGCGATGACCAGGACCGCTGCGTACGCGATGACGAGGCGCACCACGAGGTCGAGCGGCACGCCAGGGGCGAGCAGGAACAGCTCGCTGATCGCTATGGCGATCGTGAACGCCGCCGCAACGCTGTACGCGAAGCGCGCGACCGGGCGCAGCGGCGAGAGATCGAAGATCGACAGCCTCAGCGGGTAGCGGTGAAGCTGCGAGAGCGAGCGTGTGCGACGCACGATCTCGTAGAAGACGATGCCGAGCAGCGCGAACACGAGGCTGACCGCCGCGACGCGATACGCGCCGATCCAGCCGAACGTCTCGGCCAGCGCCCACGGCTGGATCGTGATGAGCCCGAGCGCCGTCGC
This portion of the Candidatus Limnocylindria bacterium genome encodes:
- a CDS encoding hydroxymethylglutaryl-CoA lyase, translated to MTRIQIVEVSPRDGLQAESKTLPTETKLELITRLAEAGHTVIEATSFVNPKAVPQLADAEQLLRALKHRPGVRYPVLVPNEKGLDRALAAGADEIAVFASASESYSRKNLNHSRAEVLDGYRAVVRRAKDAHLRVRGYLSMVIADPWDGPTKPDVVVDSAKALLAMGCDELSLGDTSGVGTPGEIRTLLHTFADAKIANDKIALHLHDTYGQALANALAAMELGITTFDASVGGIG